From the genome of Papaver somniferum cultivar HN1 chromosome 2, ASM357369v1, whole genome shotgun sequence, one region includes:
- the LOC113352787 gene encoding uncharacterized protein LOC113352787: MKNAPGNNKLTSPDIQKEIVSAAAMETMDAIRDDVGDAFFVVMVDESRDVSVREQMAVVIRYATRKDVLLKVTRVVPIVSASCKRRDVLREKELARVVELVEKGERLSGSGLNHEASLKRPSDDTRWGTHYNTLLSLILMFPSVLYMFEIVSREGSSEARGEAYAYQILMSTFDFVFTLFLVRTLLGITNELSLSLQRKDQDIVNAMNLVKISKYQLQRMRDDGWDALLSEVSMFCAKNNIIVLDMMSTYVPLGRGRRNL, encoded by the exons ATGAAAAATGCTCCTGGTAACAACAAATTAACTTCACCGGATATCCAAAAGGAAATAGTGAGTGCAGCTGCAATGGAAACTATGGATGCGATTCGTGATGATGTTGGAGATGCTTTCTTTGTTGTTATGGTTGACGAATCTCGTGATGTATCAGTGAGAGAACAAATGGCAGTTGTTATACGTTATGCAACAAGAAAGGATGTGTTATTGAAag TTACTAGAGTTGTTCCTATTGTTTCTGCATCATGCAAACGTAGAGATGTTCTTCGAGAAAAAGAACTTGCTAGAGTGGTAGAACTTGTTGAAAAAGGTGAACGTTTAAGTGGTTCAGGATTGAATCATGAAGCTAGCCTCAAACGACCTTCTGATGACACGCGTTGGGGTACACATTACAATACATTGTTGAGTTTAATTTTGATGTTTCCATCCGTATTATATATGTTTGAGATTGTCAGTCGAGAAGGTTCTAGTGAAGCGAGGGGAGAAGCATATGCTTATCAGATCTTGATGTCTACATTTGATTTTGTCTTTACCTTGTTTTTGGTAAGAACTTTATTGGGAATCACTAACGAATTGTCGCTATCTTTGCAAAGAAAGGATCAAGATATTGTGAATGCTATGAACTTGGTGAAGATATCTAAATACCAACTTCAGAGAATGAGAGACGATGGATGGGATGCACTTCTTAGTGAGGTTTCCATGTTTTGTGCTAAAAATAATATCATAGTTCTTGATATGATGTCTACATATGTACCACTAGGAAGAGGACGGCGTAATTTATAG